In one Solanum lycopersicum chromosome 11, SLM_r2.1 genomic region, the following are encoded:
- the Prg1 gene encoding Pto-responsive gene 1 protein has product MDSRMEIDFMDLNSKPKLSEMEKQHKKVSGMKWPFSLADLATHHEHTFFQNYKSTPIVSINSKNSSLNNYKSTIDPQYFRGTFPLLAKTSTYDSRKNYDNLSPNESTLTIFYMGEVHIFPGISPEKAELIIDLVSKSTTLHMDEILEKVMNKEKYEENKSDPSNASTNYAKGALAMARRATLARFLEKRKHRLIKARPYLYGENLSKFPFDIQQQEEETASSSVHWEN; this is encoded by the exons atggattcAAGAATGGAGATAGATTTTATGGACCTCAACAGCAAACCAAAATTATCAGAAATGGAGAAGCAACACAAAAAAG TATCTGGAATGAAGTGGCCATTTTCATTGGCTGATTTAGCTACTCACCATGAACACACATTTTTTCAG AATTACAAATCCACCCCAATAGTttccattaattcaaaaaattcatCCCTAAACAATTACAAATCCACCATTGACCCCCAATACTTTAGAGGGACTTTTCCTCTATTAGCAAAAACAAGCACTTATGACTCaag GAAAAATTATGACAATTTGAGTCCAAATGAGTCAACATTGACCATATTCTACATGGGTGAGGTCCATATTTTTCCGGGTATATCACCAGAAAAG gCTGAGCTTATAATTGACCTGGTTTCTAAATCAACAACTCTCCACATGGATGAGATTTTAGAAAAAGtgatgaataaagaaaaatatgaagaaaataaatcagACCCTTCAAATGCATCCACAAATTATGCTAAAGGAG CACTTGCTATGGCTCGTAGAGCAACTCTTGCACGATTTTTGGAGAAGAGAAAACATAG atTGATCAAAGCTAGGCCGTATCTATATGGGGAAAATTTATCAAAGTTTCCCTTTGATattcaacaacaagaagaagaaacgGCGTCGTCAAGCGTTCATTGGGAAAACTAA
- the LOC101254257 gene encoding probable inactive receptor kinase At1g48480, producing MSSKVLFLFTIFVSIFSLFLPTNSDIVSDRATLLSIRSALRGRSLLWNITSPTCSWPGVICSPDKSSVLELHLPGMGLLGQIPPGLFSNLTKLNFLSLRYNALSGVIPADLFTSLHDLRNLYLQNNLFSGPIPDSIFSLTNLVRLNLAHNNFSGSIPESFNNLTSLGTLYLQGNGFSGQIPDLNLPGLVQFNVSNNQLNGSIPDKLSGQPKDAFLGTSLCGKPLDSCDGSSSSGEGKKKKLSGGAIAGIVIGCVVGLLLLLCLLFFCCRKRGKAETRSADVGAVSKQVEVEIPEERGVEGNGGKDGFLGSAIAAIGVGGGNKDKGKAEAAVNDGKSLVFFGKMAKNFNLDDLLKASAEVLGKGTFGTAYKAALESGITLVVKRLRDVTVPEKEFREKIEDVGKMNHENLVPLRAYYYSRDEKLLVYDYISMGSLSALLHGNKGAGRTPLNWETRAGIALGAAHGIAYLHAQGPSVSHGNIKSSNILLTKSYEARVSDFGLAQLVGPSSTPNRVAGYRAPEVTDPRKVSQKADVYSFGVLLLELLTGKAPTHSVMNEEGVDLPRWVQSVVREEWTAEVFDLELLRYQNVEEDMVQLLQVAVDCTAQYPDRRPSMAEVTSRVEELCRMDSGGDIIDNDAEVQTA from the exons ATGAGCTCAAAAGTCTTGTTTTTATTCACCATTTTTGTATCAATTTTCAGCCTTTTCTTGCCGACAAACTCCGACATTGTTTCCGATCGAGCTACCCTTTTATCTATCCGATCTGCACTTCGTGGACGTTCACTTTTATGGAATATTACAAGTCCGACTTGTTCGTGGCCTGGTGTTATTTGTTCACCTGATAAATCTTCTGTTTTAGAGCTTCATCTACCTGGAATGGGACTTTTAGGCCAAATCCCACCTGGGCTTTTCTCAAATTTGACTAAATTGAACTTTCTTAGTCTCCGGTACAATGCACTTTCCGGTGTAATTCCGGCGGATTTGTTTACTTCACTTCATGATTTGCGTAATTTGTACCTTCAAAATAATCTATTTTCCGGTCCGATTCCTGATTCAATCTTCTCTCTTACCAATCTTGTCCGGCTTAATCTTGCTCATAACAATTTCTCCGGTTCAATCCCGgaatctttcaacaatttgaCTAGTTTGGGTACACTTTACTTGCAGGGAAATGGGTTTTCGGGTCAGATACCGGATCTGAATTTACCTGGTTTGGTTCAGTTCAATGTATCGAATAATCAGCTAAACGGGTCCATTCCTGATAAACTCTCGGGTCAACCCAAGGATGCTTTTTTGGGTACTTCACTTTGTGGTAAGCCACTTGATTCATGTGATGGTAGTAGTAGTAGTGGAGAAGGTAAAAAGAAGAAACTTTCTGGTGGAGCAATTGCTGGTATTGTAATTGGTTGTGTAGTTGGTTTGCTTTTGCTTCTTTGTTTGCTGTTTTTCTGTTGTAGAAAAAGGGGTAAAGCAGAAACAAGATCTGCTGATGTTGGTGCTGTTAGTAAGCAGGTTGAAGTTGAAATACCTGAAGAAAGAGGGGTTGAAGGTAATGGTGGAAAAGATGGATTCTTGGGTAGTGCAATTGCAGCTATTGGTGTTGGAGGGGGTAATAAGGATAAAGGTAAAGCTGAGGCTGCTGTAAATGATGGAAAAAGTTTGGTGTTTTTTGGGAAAATGGCTAAAAATTTCAATTTGGATGATTTGTTGAAAGCTTCTGCTGAAGTTTTGGGAAAAGGGACATTTGGTACTGCTTATAAAGCTGCTTTGGAATCAGGGATTACATTAGTTGTGAAGAGATTGAGAGATGTTACTGTACCTGAGAAGGAATTTAGGGAGAAAATTGAAGATGTTGGGAAAATGAATCATGAGAATTTGGTTCCTTTGAGAGCTTATTATTATAGCAGAGATGAGAAGCTTCTTGTTTATGATTACATCTCAATGGGAAGCCTTTCTGCACTTTTACATG GCAACAAAGGAGCAGGTAGGACGCCGTTGAACTGGGAAACAAGGGCTGGCATTGCCCTTGGAGCTGCACACGGGATAGCCTACCTTCATGCACAAGGGCCCTCAGTATCACATGGCAACATTAAGTCATCCAATATCCTTCTCACCAAATCATACGAGGCCCGTGTTTCAGATTTTGGCCTTGCTCAACTCGTTGGTCCATCATCAACTCCTAACCGTGTTGCAGGTTACAGGGCACCAGAGGTAACTGACCCTCGTAAAGTTTCCCAGAAAGCAGATGTCTACAGCTTTGGCGTCTTGTTGTTGGAACTTCTAACAGGTAAGGCTCCCACACATTCGGTTATGAATGAGGAAGGTGTCGACCTACCAAGATGGGTGCAATCAGTGGTACGAGAAGAATGGACAGCTGAAGTCTTTGACCTCGAGCTCCTTAGGTACCAAAACGTCGAGGAGGACATGGTCCAGCTATTGCAAGTTGCAGTTGATTGCACTGCTCAGTACCCGGACAGACGCCCTTCAATGGCTGAGGTCACTAGTCGCGTTGAAGAACTCTGTCGTATGGATTCTGGAGGTGACATAATTGACAATGATGCAGAAGTGCAAACTGCATGA
- the LOC101254552 gene encoding ADP-ribosylation factor-like protein 8c, giving the protein MGLWDSLLNWLRSLFFKQEMELSLVGLQNAGKTSLVNAIATGGYSEDMIPTVGFNMRKVTKGNVTIKLWDLGGQRRFRTMWERYCRGVSAILYVVDAADRDSVPITRTELHELLKKPSLTGIPLLILGNKIDKSEALSQQSLVDQLGLDSITDREVCCYMISCKDSVNIDAVIDWLIKHSKTAK; this is encoded by the exons ATGGGGCTTTGGGATTCTTTGCTCAATTGGCTTAGAAG CCTTTTTTTTAAACAGGAAATGGAGCTTTCCCTGGTAGGTCTTCAAAATGCTGGGAAGACGTCTCTTGTCAATGCTATTGCT ACTGGAGGCTATAGCGAGGACATGATTCCGACG GTTGGATTCAATATGCGGAAAGTTACAAAAGGAAATGTGACCATAAAACTCTGGGATCTTGGGGGCCAAAGGAGATTTCGAACGATGTGGGAGCGCTATTGTCGGGGTGTCTCTGCGATATT GTATGTTGTTGATGCTGCTGATAGAGACAGTGTACCTATAACAAGAACCGAGTTACATGAACTTTTGAAGAAACCTTCATTAACTGGAATTCCTCTGCTCATCTTGGGAAACAAAATTGACAAATCAGAAGCTCTTTCGCAGCAGTCATTGGTTGATCAACT AGGTCTCGACTCAATAACGGATAGAGAAGTCTGCTGCTACATGATTTCGTGCAAGGATTCTGTAAATATCGATGCTGTTATCGATTGGCTAATCAAGCACTCAAAGACCGCGAAATAA